One region of Chryseobacterium sp. SORGH_AS_0447 genomic DNA includes:
- a CDS encoding YMGG-like glycine zipper-containing protein — MRNIVLTGLMSVFLLTACKKDDQIAEQQSLEQQKMEFQMRQLEIEKQKLAIEKEKMAYEAQKKADSIAEMQQAKAAAAASARPQVIRETRTIYRDRSSSSSSNGSYASNGTSSQTTAKKKGMSEAAKGTIIGAVGGAALGAIVNKKSPGAGAAIGGVIGGATGYTLGRAQDRKSGRVQPR; from the coding sequence ATGAGAAATATAGTGTTAACAGGTCTGATGTCGGTTTTTTTACTGACCGCCTGTAAAAAAGATGACCAGATCGCTGAACAACAATCGTTGGAACAACAGAAAATGGAGTTTCAGATGAGACAGTTGGAAATAGAGAAGCAAAAGTTAGCCATTGAAAAAGAGAAAATGGCTTATGAAGCACAGAAGAAAGCAGATAGTATTGCTGAAATGCAACAGGCAAAAGCCGCTGCTGCAGCTAGTGCCAGACCTCAGGTAATCAGAGAAACCCGTACGATATACAGAGACCGATCCAGCAGTAGTTCCAGCAATGGTAGCTATGCCAGCAACGGAACTTCTTCCCAGACAACTGCTAAAAAGAAAGGGATGAGTGAAGCTGCTAAAGGTACTATTATTGGTGCTGTAGGGGGTGCCGCTTTAGGGGCTATCGTTAACAAGAAAAGCCCGGGAGCAGGTGCTGCAATCGGTGGGGTAATCGGTGGTGCAACCGGTTATACACTGGGTAGAGCGCAGGATAGAAAAAGCGGAAGGGTTCAGCCTAGATAA